The genomic segment GTCGCGTTGACTGACCGTTCCAAGAGGGACGCCAAGCGGCCGCCGATTCGGTGGCCGCTTGTTTTTCACGCGCTGCTATTGCTCACGCTGGCGAGTGCGTTTCAGGATCGCTGAGGTTCATGGCCGGACAAATTCCGCAACGCTTCATCGATGATCTACTGGCCCGCGTCGACGTGGTCGAGGTGGTGGGTGAGCGCGTACAGCTCAAGAAGAGCGGCCGCAACCACTCGGGCCTGTGTCCGTTTCATCAGGAAAAGTCGCCGTCCTTCACCGTGAGCCAGGACAAGCAGTTTTATCACTGCTTCGGCTGTGGCGCCCACGGCAACGCGCTGCGTTTCCTGATGGAGTATGACAATCTGCGCTTCCCCGACGCGGTCGAGCAGCTAGCGGCGCGCCAGGGGATGGAAGTGCCGCGGGAGGGCGCCGACGACCCGCGTGCCCAGGCCCGCGAGAAGAAGCGCAAGCAGGGCGTCAACCTGCTGGAGCTGGCGGCACGCTTCTTCCGCGAGCGCATGAAGATGGCCGAAGGGCAGGCGGCGCGCGGTTATCTCGACAAGCGTGGCCTGTCGCCCCAGGTGGTCGAGGAGTACGGCATCGGCTTTGCCCCCAACGACTGGGAGGCGCTCAAGCGCCATCTGGGTGAGCAGGGGATCAGCGAGGCGGTGCAGATCGAGTACGGCCTGCTGGTGCATCGCGAGGAGAGCGGGCGTACCTATGATCGCTTCCGCGATCGGGTGATGTTTCCGATTCGCGACGTCAAGGGCAATACCATCGCCTTCGGTGGGCGGGTGCTGGGGGATGCCAAGCCCAAGTACCTCAACTCCCCGGAAACCCCGGTGTTTCACAAGGGGCGCGAGCTCTACGGGCTGTATGAGGCGCGACAGGCCCATCGCCAACTGGAGCGGGTGCTGATCGTCGAGGGCTACATGGACGTGGTGGCGCTGGCCCAGTTCGGCATCCGTAACGCGGTGGCGACTCTGGGCACCTCGACCAGCGAGGACCATCTGACGCGGCTGTTTCGCATGGTCGACGAGGTGGTGTTCTGCTTCGACGGCGATCGCGCTGGTCGTCAGGCCGCTACCCGGGCGCTGGAAACGGTGCTGCCGCTGATGATCGACGGCCGCCAGGCGCGTTTCCTGTTCCTGCCCGAGGGCGAGGATCCGGATACCCTGGTGCGCAATGAGGGCAGCGAGGCCTTTCATGATCGCGTGACCTGTGCCAGCCCGCTGTCGGAGTTCCTGTTCGATCAGGCGGCGGCGGGTCGTGATCTGGCGCGCGTCGAGGAGCGCGAGCGTTTCGCCAGCCAGGTGCTCAAGGCACTGGCGCGGCTGCCGGAAGGGGTGCTCAAGTCGCTGATGCTCAGCGAGCTGGCCAAGCGTACCGGCGTCGATCAGGCGCGCTTCGAGTCGCTGTTGAGCGCGCCGGATCCCGTGGCAGCGCCCGCGCCGCTGGCCGAGGCGTCTGCCGAGGTGCCGCGCAGCGAGCGCCCCGCCGCATCGCGGGGCGCCCTGAGCCTGGCGGCGCGGGCGCTGCAGCTGCTGGTGCATGAGCCCGGGCTGGTGGAGAGATTGCCGGCGCAGGATGACTGGTGCCCCGAGGCTGATCCGGATGGAGCGCTGTGTCGCGAGGTGATCGCACTGATTCGCGCCGGCGGCTATCGCAGCGCCCAGGTGCTGTTGGCGCACTTCCACGGCAGCCAGGAGGGCGAGCGGCTGGCGGCCCTGGCGCGCCGGGAGCTGCTGATACCCCGCGCCAATCGCGGCGCCGAGCTGGATGGCTTGGTGGCCTACTTTCAGCGCAATCGGCAGCAGCCGACTCGCCAGCAGGAAATCGACAGCCTGCTGGGTAGAAAGCGTCAGGGAGAGACGTTGACGGCCGAGGAGCGGCGACGCCTCATGACCTTGTTGGCTGAGGCAGAGAAATGAGCGGCTAGGGCCTTTATTGGGCATCAGGGTTGAATTGTTACCCGGCAGCACCATCTAAGGGGGCAAGGCGACCGCTGTCGAGAGCCTAACCGAACAAACTAACACACCTGAACGTCGGCGCAAACGCATCACTGGCGGACCCCTATGGCTAGCAGCTATACTGGTCGGCTTTACGATTTTCTTCGCCTACCCGTTTGGGTGCTTCATTCTTCTTCGTCGAGATAGGGTTTCTATGGCTGGAAATGCGCAGCAGCAGTCACGTCTGAAGGAGTTGATCGCGCGCGGCAAGGAGCAGGGCTTCCTGACTTATGCCGAGGTCAACGACCACCTTCCCGAGGATATCGCCGACCC from the Halomonas sp. 1513 genome contains:
- a CDS encoding DNA primase, with the protein product MAGQIPQRFIDDLLARVDVVEVVGERVQLKKSGRNHSGLCPFHQEKSPSFTVSQDKQFYHCFGCGAHGNALRFLMEYDNLRFPDAVEQLAARQGMEVPREGADDPRAQAREKKRKQGVNLLELAARFFRERMKMAEGQAARGYLDKRGLSPQVVEEYGIGFAPNDWEALKRHLGEQGISEAVQIEYGLLVHREESGRTYDRFRDRVMFPIRDVKGNTIAFGGRVLGDAKPKYLNSPETPVFHKGRELYGLYEARQAHRQLERVLIVEGYMDVVALAQFGIRNAVATLGTSTSEDHLTRLFRMVDEVVFCFDGDRAGRQAATRALETVLPLMIDGRQARFLFLPEGEDPDTLVRNEGSEAFHDRVTCASPLSEFLFDQAAAGRDLARVEERERFASQVLKALARLPEGVLKSLMLSELAKRTGVDQARFESLLSAPDPVAAPAPLAEASAEVPRSERPAASRGALSLAARALQLLVHEPGLVERLPAQDDWCPEADPDGALCREVIALIRAGGYRSAQVLLAHFHGSQEGERLAALARRELLIPRANRGAELDGLVAYFQRNRQQPTRQQEIDSLLGRKRQGETLTAEERRRLMTLLAEAEK